Proteins from a genomic interval of Stenotrophomonas maltophilia R551-3:
- a CDS encoding EAL domain-containing protein, which yields MSRLRIIIGGTALALLAAAVPIAVMAYATWDRAVSVEQQRLRDIAGRALRRSDQSYHDALAALKSAEAGAHVPCSPDHIQRMQTLVMTTPSIDQMGYFEGGTLRCTSWGPFLADVKQPKADHVTSEGAGIAVDVRPEASGRRQVLSILYGAYDVLVDPRRFVDVIADPNVRLALASPDGRLLAKQDGMDPALLETLLRNPGEGLDHNTLYATARNGEWLAIATTPRTALAATFRQQAWLYVPLGLLMAAVGAGLVIWLSRRRLSLRGELATAIRRRELYLHYQPIIELDTGICVGAEALIRWQRQDGTQVRPDLFIPLAEETGMIGAITDLVIENVVRDMRELLVADRSAHIAINLAAEDISSGRALKLIAKHMAGSGILPQQIWMEATEHGFLDLDRARTMLAQARRAGHSVAIDDFGVGFSSLQYLEQLPLDALKIDKSFIDAIGTESATSPVTPHIIDMAKELGLWVVAEGVETEAQLAYLHTRKVEFAQGWLFSRPLPRDEFVVFHQKRQQRYGAAREHMQNPRSVPIEREGIE from the coding sequence ATGAGCCGCCTGCGCATCATCATTGGTGGCACCGCGCTGGCGCTGCTGGCCGCAGCGGTGCCGATCGCGGTGATGGCCTATGCCACCTGGGACCGTGCGGTCAGTGTCGAGCAGCAGCGCCTGCGCGACATCGCCGGCCGCGCGCTGCGCCGTTCCGACCAGTCCTACCATGACGCGCTGGCCGCGCTGAAGTCGGCGGAGGCGGGCGCCCATGTGCCGTGCAGCCCGGACCATATCCAGCGCATGCAGACCCTGGTGATGACCACGCCGTCGATCGACCAGATGGGCTATTTCGAAGGCGGCACGCTGCGGTGCACGTCGTGGGGCCCGTTCCTGGCCGATGTGAAGCAGCCCAAGGCCGACCATGTGACCAGCGAAGGGGCCGGCATCGCGGTGGACGTGCGCCCCGAAGCCAGCGGCCGCCGCCAGGTGCTGTCGATCCTGTACGGCGCCTACGACGTACTGGTCGACCCGCGCCGTTTCGTCGATGTCATCGCAGACCCCAACGTGCGCCTGGCCCTGGCCAGCCCGGACGGCCGCCTGCTGGCCAAGCAGGACGGCATGGATCCGGCGCTGCTGGAGACCCTGCTGCGCAACCCGGGCGAAGGGCTGGACCACAACACCCTCTACGCCACCGCCCGCAATGGCGAATGGCTGGCGATCGCCACCACGCCACGCACGGCACTGGCCGCCACCTTCCGCCAGCAGGCATGGCTGTACGTACCGCTCGGGTTGCTGATGGCTGCCGTGGGTGCCGGCCTGGTGATCTGGCTGTCGCGCCGCCGGCTGTCGCTGCGCGGCGAACTGGCCACGGCGATCCGCCGCCGCGAGCTGTACCTGCACTACCAGCCGATCATCGAACTGGATACCGGCATCTGCGTCGGCGCCGAAGCATTGATTCGCTGGCAGCGTCAGGATGGCACCCAGGTCCGCCCCGACCTGTTCATTCCCCTGGCCGAAGAGACCGGCATGATCGGCGCGATCACCGACCTGGTGATCGAGAACGTGGTGCGCGACATGCGCGAGCTGCTGGTGGCCGACCGCAGCGCGCACATCGCGATCAATCTCGCCGCCGAGGACATCAGCAGTGGTCGTGCATTGAAGTTGATCGCCAAGCACATGGCCGGCAGCGGCATCCTGCCGCAGCAGATCTGGATGGAAGCGACCGAGCACGGCTTCCTCGACCTGGACCGCGCACGCACGATGCTGGCGCAGGCTCGCCGGGCCGGCCACAGCGTGGCGATCGATGACTTCGGCGTGGGCTTTTCCAGCCTGCAGTACCTGGAGCAGCTGCCACTGGATGCACTGAAGATCGACAAGTCGTTCATCGATGCGATCGGCACCGAGAGCGCCACCAGCCCGGTCACGCCGCACATCATCGACATGGCCAAGGAGCTGGGCCTGTGGGTGGTCGCCGAGGGCGTGGAGACCGAGGCACAGCTGGCGTATCTGCATACCCGGAAGGTCGAGTTCGCGCAGGGTTGGCTGTTCTCGCGGCCGCTGCCCCGCGATGAGTTCGTGGTGTTTCATCAGAAACGGCAGCAGCGCTATGGCGCGGCGCGGGAGCACATGCAGAACCCGCGGAGCGTGCCGATCGAGCGTGAGGGGATCGAGTAG
- a CDS encoding serine hydrolase domain-containing protein: MNAALSLDPAPALPSVQRLLQQVHPQRLVGAVVLVREHGVLRHASATGLADRESGAAMQRDQLFRLASVSKPLLTTVILRLVADSVLDLDAPVQRWLPDFRPALADGSTPPISLRQLLSHSSGLGYRFLEADADGPYARAGVSDGMDANPLTLADNVHRVAQAPLLFEPGSQWLYSLGVDVAGAVAEAATGETLQALFERLLAARLGLRDTAFATTDAARLATPYVSDTPQPHRLQEGEVVAPFEGTVGIEYSLARATDASRFPSAGAGLIGSADEVMAVLEALRDVQASNLLPPALVAEMATPQVGEQGPPEPAGWGFGLGFAVLRDAAASGTPQSEGSWRWGGAYGHSWFVDPARGLSVVALTNTLYEGMDGAFVDELRDAVYADLEAAR, translated from the coding sequence ATGAACGCCGCCCTTTCCCTTGACCCCGCGCCGGCCCTGCCGTCGGTACAGCGGTTGCTGCAGCAGGTCCACCCGCAACGCCTGGTCGGCGCGGTGGTGCTGGTGCGCGAGCACGGCGTGCTGCGTCATGCCAGCGCCACCGGCCTGGCCGATCGTGAATCGGGCGCCGCGATGCAGCGTGACCAGTTGTTCCGGCTGGCATCGGTCAGCAAGCCGCTGCTGACCACGGTGATCCTGCGTCTGGTGGCCGATAGCGTGCTGGACCTGGATGCGCCGGTACAGCGCTGGTTACCGGACTTCCGCCCGGCGCTGGCCGATGGCAGTACGCCGCCGATCAGCCTGCGCCAACTGCTCAGCCATAGCAGCGGGCTGGGTTACCGCTTCCTCGAAGCCGATGCGGATGGCCCGTACGCCCGGGCCGGCGTCAGCGATGGCATGGATGCGAATCCGCTGACATTGGCCGACAACGTGCATCGCGTCGCGCAGGCGCCGCTGCTGTTCGAGCCGGGGAGCCAATGGTTGTACTCGTTGGGCGTGGATGTGGCCGGTGCCGTGGCCGAAGCCGCGACCGGTGAAACGCTGCAGGCACTGTTCGAGCGCTTGCTGGCCGCACGCTTGGGCCTGCGCGACACCGCATTCGCGACCACCGATGCTGCACGGCTGGCCACGCCGTATGTGAGTGACACGCCGCAGCCGCATCGCCTGCAGGAAGGCGAAGTGGTCGCACCGTTCGAGGGTACGGTCGGCATCGAATACAGCCTCGCCCGTGCTACCGATGCCAGCCGTTTCCCTTCGGCCGGTGCTGGACTGATTGGCAGCGCCGACGAGGTGATGGCGGTGCTGGAAGCACTGCGCGACGTACAGGCCTCGAATCTGTTGCCGCCCGCGCTGGTGGCCGAGATGGCCACTCCGCAGGTGGGCGAGCAGGGGCCGCCGGAGCCGGCCGGCTGGGGCTTCGGGCTGGGCTTTGCGGTGCTGCGCGATGCCGCCGCCAGTGGCACGCCACAAAGCGAAGGCAGCTGGCGCTGGGGCGGTGCCTATGGCCACAGCTGGTTCGTTGATCCCGCGCGCGGGCTGAGCGTGGTGGCGCTGACCAACACCCTGTACGAAGGCATGGATGGCGCCTTCGTCGATGAACTGCGTGACGCCGTCTATGCTGATCTGGAGGCTGCGCGATGA
- a CDS encoding MFS transporter, which produces MSGHAIDAASPAGEATRLPWAGLLALAGGGFITLLTETLPAGVLRPMGESLGVSDAGVGQLVSVYALGSVMAALPMTALTQRLPRRPLLLAAIAGFVVVNTLTAVSSSYPLILAARFLAGVCGGLLWSLVAGYAARMVVPSLQGRAIAVAMVGSPLALSLGVPAGTLLGQQIGWRWAFVLMSVLGVGLLAYARWTLPALPAAGAGQRTSLGTVWRMPGVRSALLVMVLYVLAHNVLYTYIEPLAVDAGAGPWLDRLLLAFGVAAIVGIGIAGWGVDRHLRALVWAAVIGFLLPVLALLLWPGQATALLLATILWGVAFGAVPTLFQTALARRAGAAADLAQSMLVTGWNLAIAGGGVAGGVLLQASGPSQLGWLPLLLLAVSAAWLLARPKAWA; this is translated from the coding sequence ATGAGCGGTCATGCCATTGATGCGGCGAGTCCCGCCGGCGAAGCCACACGCCTGCCGTGGGCCGGCCTGCTGGCGCTTGCGGGTGGCGGCTTCATCACCCTGCTGACCGAGACCCTGCCGGCCGGTGTGCTGCGACCGATGGGCGAGAGCCTGGGTGTGAGTGATGCGGGGGTGGGCCAGCTGGTCAGCGTGTATGCACTGGGTTCGGTGATGGCCGCACTGCCGATGACCGCGCTGACCCAGCGCCTGCCGCGGCGCCCCTTGTTGCTGGCCGCCATTGCCGGCTTCGTGGTGGTCAACACGCTGACCGCCGTGAGCAGCAGCTATCCGCTGATCCTTGCCGCGCGCTTCCTTGCTGGCGTCTGTGGTGGCCTGCTGTGGTCGCTGGTGGCCGGCTACGCCGCACGCATGGTGGTGCCGTCACTGCAGGGCCGCGCGATTGCAGTGGCGATGGTCGGTTCACCGCTGGCGCTGTCGCTGGGCGTACCGGCGGGCACGCTGCTGGGCCAACAGATCGGCTGGCGCTGGGCGTTCGTGTTGATGAGCGTACTGGGTGTCGGGCTGCTGGCGTACGCGCGCTGGACACTGCCGGCGTTGCCCGCCGCCGGTGCCGGCCAGCGCACGTCATTGGGCACGGTGTGGCGCATGCCCGGTGTACGCAGCGCGTTGCTGGTGATGGTGCTGTACGTGCTGGCGCACAACGTGCTGTACACCTACATCGAACCGCTGGCGGTGGACGCCGGAGCCGGCCCATGGCTGGACCGCCTGCTGCTGGCCTTCGGTGTGGCTGCCATCGTCGGTATCGGCATTGCCGGTTGGGGCGTGGATCGCCACTTGCGTGCGCTGGTGTGGGCGGCGGTGATCGGCTTCCTGCTGCCGGTGCTGGCCCTGCTGCTGTGGCCGGGACAGGCAACGGCGCTGCTGCTGGCGACGATCCTGTGGGGCGTGGCGTTCGGCGCCGTGCCAACCCTGTTCCAGACCGCACTGGCACGTCGCGCGGGTGCTGCCGCGGATCTGGCGCAGTCGATGCTGGTGACCGGCTGGAACCTGGCGATTGCCGGCGGTGGCGTCGCCGGTGGCGTGCTGTTGCAGGCCAGCGGCCCGAGCCAGCTGGGCTGGCTGCCGTTGCTGTTGCTGGCGGTGAGCGCGGCGTGGCTGCTGGCACGGCCGAAGGCCTGGGCGTAG